Below is a window of Hyphomonas neptunium ATCC 15444 DNA.
GGCGCGGCGAGCTTGATGCGGTCCATCACAGTTTCAATATGGGAGAGGTGACGGCTCAGTTGCGCCATGCGTACAGGCCTGGAGCCGGGCCTGTCCCGGCAGAAGATCGTGTAGAGATCGGTCATGGGGTTTTCGTCCTTATTTGAGGCTGCAGACGGGCTCATACGGGTTTTGCAATGCTGAGCCACACGATGACGCCGATAAACACCCAGAGCAGAACGAGCACGGCTGTTGCCTGAACATACGTCGCGCGGATAAGGGCGTTGCGTTCCGGCGTGACGCCGGAAGCAGCCATCTGGGCCCAGGTTCTGAAATGCGCGATCAGGGCGAACCGGATACCGACGCCGCAAGCCATCACCCCGGTAAACGCCGCCAGTTTCCAGCGCAGCCAGCCGGGCATCGGCCACGCGCCGCCGATCAGGCTCAGAGAGGTGGCGAGCAAAACGGCCATGAGAATATAGCGGGAGACCCGGTCGATTTTCCCGAGCAGCGGCCCGGCCTCATGTTTGCGAAGCCGGTGAACGGCTTCGACAAAGCCGAGCCAGAGTATGCCAAACGCGGCAGCGGCAAACGCCACCGGCGCGCCGCCGGGAATAAACCCATAGTTCGCGGCCAGCACGATCCCGAGTGACGTCTGCAGCACAAGCGCATACCGCACATGCTGGTCCACATGCATGACGTGATCCATCAGTCGCGTACGTTCCGTGAACGGCATATTATCGGCGAAGCAGACATATCGGTAGGTCGAATTGATCACGAGCTCGGAGCCGAGCCAGTATCCGAGGACTGCGATATGGGCGACGAGAATCCAGAGAGTCATGCGGCGGCGTGCTTCAGATGGCACAGTTGGACAAGTTCATAGCGGGTCTGCATGTACCCGCCCACCTCCGCTTTGAGCAGGATATAATGTCCGTCGGCTGTGCACCACAGATCGTAAGGGGGATGGGCCTGCAGCAGGCCGGGCACATCGGTGTAGGAGAATTTATGGGCGTCGAAACGCCCCGCCGCAGTCTCGATGGTTTCGGGTCCGTGATACTGAATCGCAAGATCCACAGCGAAGAGGAGCGGGCCGGTCGCGCCACGATGGTCGGGTGAGGAGAGCAGAAGCTTTTCCACGATCTGTGTGCCGGGGCCCTGGGTCAGATCATATTGTGACAGGAGCATCCCGTCATTGATGATGGCGTGATTGCCAAAACCGGGAAGGGGGCGCTGCAGGGGCATCTTCTGGGACACCCGGCCTTCCATAAGGGTCTGCGCCTCACATTCTGCCTGCGCGCTGTCAAATGTGAACCAGGCTGAGCCTCGGAAAGCGCCGCCGACCGCGATGCGGACGAAACAGTCTGCGGGCCGGCCCTGCGGATCTATCCGCAGCGATACATCCCGCACAACCGGCGGGGGATCATCAATTTCGCAATGGGCGGAGACGACTTTGCAGCCGTCACGGTGCACATCAATGCGAAAACTCTCCCGGCCGCGCTCCGCGCCGAAACGGTCCGGGGCGCCACTGGTGTAGGCCAGCTTGCCTGTGAAACTCTCGATGATACCGGTCATGAGAAGAGGGTAAGCGGCCGGGTGATGCGGGAACCAACAAATAGCTGTCATGAGCCACAAACTTTGGAAATATCCCGCAATGCCATAGACAGCGGGGGTCTCCTCTCTGACCATATATTGAAGAGTTTGACCGGTTGCGGGCCTTTACCGGAAACGGTTATCCATATTGGAAGCATGCAGGTTTTCTACGCACGTGCTGCCCGTTTCCCGGCCGGTGTCACCGAAGCCCGGGGCCGACGAAATACTCCGGCGCTTCGAAGTCATAAGTATCTCCCTCGGGTCGCCCGGAAATGAGCCGGGACAGGGGCATCCCGGTCAATGGGATCGGGGAAGCCCTATGGGATACTGGTATGAAGGGCGGTCCTTTGGCTGAACCGGGCCAGCGCAGACCCGCGAGGGCCGTCAGCGCGCTATACTGAGCGAGATCGGGCAGTGATCGGAGGGCCGGGCGGGGGTGTCATAGGTCGTTTCCCGGAAGCTGCCCGCGACCATTCGGGTGAGGGCGGTGTCGCTCAGCAGGAGGAAATCGATAAATTCCCTGTAACGCGGGTCGCAGGACGGGCCGGTTCCGGCGCCGGCGATATGGAGCCCTGCCGGCGTGCCATCATTGAGGCCGGTCCAGACCGGATCATCTTCCGCTTCCAGGCGGCGGTTGAAATCGCCGCCGACGATGACCGCGCGCCCGGCAGCGCTGCGCTGATCGATCCACGCCTCCAGGACGTCTGCCTGATCAAACAGCGCGGGGCAGCGCACCGACGTGTCCCCGGAAAAACAGCCGGATGTGAGATGCACGCTCATAATGTCGGTCGGGACCGGGCCGGGCAGCGTGATCGCCACGCCATAGCGGGTGCGGCCCTCACCGGTCAGATCGAGCGCGGCGAGGTCGGGGAGCCGGTCATGGGTGATGCCGTCGCGCACGGCGATGGCGGTATTCTGGGCACGCAGGCGGGTACCGTCATCGCGGCCGCGGCAGAGCGGATACGTTTCGCCGCCGGCCCTTTGTTCGACATGAAAGGTCCATCCGTCGCCGAAGACGCGCGCCAGGGCGCCATCCCCATCGACTTCCTGGAGCAGCCAGATGTCCGCGTCCACGCGGGTGATATAGTCGGCAATAAGATCCAGCGCCGCCTCGTCCCGGGGGAAGCAGCCCGCGCCGGAAACCGCCGTGAGGTGTTCGGTGTTCCAGGCGGCGATCCGCAAGGGACCCGCCTCCTGATCCGCAGGCGGAGGAGCCGGTGTCTGGCAGGCCGAGACCAGCAAGGCGGTGGCAAGGACCAGGATGCGGTAAAACATGACGAGGCTCCGGACAGACGGGGAAGGGATACCGGATCTCTTTACCCGGCGCCGGTCGGCGCGGCGACAGAATTTCGGTAAGGAATTGTTGACTCTTTTTTCAAAAGAACATACACGGAACGCAGAGCAGGGCGAACAGCGAAGGTGGTCATCATGAGTGGGTTTTCTGATATTTCCGATGAGTTCCGCAGCTGGGTGCGTTCGGGAATTGATCGCCGCGCGAAATGGCTTCTCGTATTCTCCGACACGGTCGATTTTGTCCATTTCTGCGACTTCTGCGAAGATGATGTGGCGCTCGACCTGGAGGTCGCCGCCGACGAAGCCCATGGCGACGAGGTGCGGCTGGTCGGCGTGTATGACCTGCGCGGGACCGAGGAAGAGATC
It encodes the following:
- a CDS encoding endonuclease/exonuclease/phosphatase family protein — encoded protein: MFYRILVLATALLVSACQTPAPPPADQEAGPLRIAAWNTEHLTAVSGAGCFPRDEAALDLIADYITRVDADIWLLQEVDGDGALARVFGDGWTFHVEQRAGGETYPLCRGRDDGTRLRAQNTAIAVRDGITHDRLPDLAALDLTGEGRTRYGVAITLPGPVPTDIMSVHLTSGCFSGDTSVRCPALFDQADVLEAWIDQRSAAGRAVIVGGDFNRRLEAEDDPVWTGLNDGTPAGLHIAGAGTGPSCDPRYREFIDFLLLSDTALTRMVAGSFRETTYDTPARPSDHCPISLSIAR